One segment of Anatilimnocola aggregata DNA contains the following:
- a CDS encoding CocE/NonD family hydrolase has product MRSSMKANLAILMTLVLCSSVQAEVKTETLNVVMRDGVKLATDVYRDDAVKQAPVVLIRTPYDRTKQKGIAERWVKAGYVFVAQDCRGTRASEGVLAPYNNEGQDGYDSIEWLTRQPWCNGRVGMVGGSYVGAVQWQAAVENPPGLAVIAPQATWSSFYKNLYLGGAVRLSLISNWIAGNTPKPEGLKPRDMNDALMRLPLSDVDEAIGWPMPWLDAYLTHPEPNGFWTRLDLTSRLPELQLPALHVVGYYDFFSRESVDNFVIMQTQARDPTTRQNQRLVLGPWDHGTIGKSQVAEVDFGPEAALDISAIQFDWFDRHLKQDPAAQAKSFPPVRYFSMGDNVWRDAQQWPPEGVTPTSFFLHSDGKANTRKGTGRISREAPTKEQPADTFRADPAIPVPACPVTATRPIKAAVWGPVDQSALEDRDDMLVYSTTPLTEPLTFAGNLEAKLFVSTDTPDADWVVKIVDVRPDGAAINLATGILRGRYRKSLLKPELMKPGEVYEIRVDLGPCAATIAQGHQLRVDVCGSLFPLFDRNPNTAEGIFSDKTAMATEQLHHRPAALSRIILPISSTK; this is encoded by the coding sequence ATGAGATCCTCGATGAAAGCCAACCTCGCCATTCTTATGACTCTGGTGCTCTGCAGTTCGGTGCAGGCAGAGGTCAAAACGGAAACGCTCAACGTGGTGATGCGCGACGGCGTCAAGCTCGCCACCGATGTTTATCGCGACGACGCTGTGAAGCAGGCTCCCGTCGTGCTCATTCGCACTCCTTATGATCGTACGAAACAGAAGGGAATCGCCGAGCGTTGGGTGAAGGCGGGCTATGTGTTCGTGGCTCAAGACTGTCGTGGCACGCGGGCATCAGAAGGGGTGCTGGCTCCGTACAACAACGAAGGACAGGATGGTTACGACTCGATCGAATGGCTAACACGTCAGCCGTGGTGTAATGGGCGTGTCGGTATGGTGGGCGGTTCGTATGTCGGCGCGGTACAATGGCAGGCGGCTGTCGAGAATCCACCAGGGCTGGCGGTTATCGCTCCACAAGCAACGTGGAGCAGTTTTTACAAGAACCTCTATCTGGGCGGCGCGGTGCGGTTGTCGCTCATCTCAAACTGGATTGCAGGCAACACGCCGAAGCCCGAGGGACTGAAGCCACGCGATATGAACGACGCCTTGATGCGTCTGCCTCTTAGCGATGTCGACGAGGCAATCGGCTGGCCGATGCCTTGGCTCGATGCATATCTCACCCACCCCGAGCCGAATGGTTTTTGGACGCGGCTCGATCTGACGTCACGGTTGCCCGAACTGCAACTCCCGGCGTTGCATGTCGTGGGCTACTACGACTTTTTCTCGCGCGAGTCCGTCGACAATTTCGTGATCATGCAGACTCAGGCACGAGATCCGACGACGCGGCAAAACCAGCGACTCGTGCTCGGTCCGTGGGATCATGGCACGATCGGGAAGTCACAGGTGGCGGAAGTCGACTTTGGCCCCGAGGCGGCGCTCGACATCTCCGCGATTCAGTTCGATTGGTTTGATCGTCATCTGAAGCAAGATCCTGCTGCACAGGCGAAGTCGTTCCCACCAGTGCGTTATTTCTCGATGGGAGACAATGTGTGGCGCGATGCGCAGCAGTGGCCGCCGGAAGGTGTCACCCCGACATCGTTCTTCCTACACTCCGATGGCAAAGCCAACACTCGCAAAGGAACCGGTCGGATTTCGCGGGAAGCTCCGACGAAGGAGCAACCCGCCGATACCTTCCGCGCCGATCCCGCAATTCCAGTGCCTGCTTGCCCGGTCACGGCGACGCGACCGATCAAAGCCGCCGTGTGGGGACCGGTCGATCAGTCGGCGTTGGAAGACCGCGATGACATGCTCGTCTACAGTACGACTCCTCTTACAGAGCCGCTGACGTTCGCTGGCAATCTCGAAGCGAAACTCTTCGTCAGCACCGACACGCCGGACGCCGACTGGGTCGTGAAGATCGTCGATGTTCGGCCCGACGGCGCGGCGATCAATCTCGCGACCGGCATTTTGCGCGGCCGCTATCGAAAGTCGTTGCTCAAGCCCGAACTGATGAAGCCGGGCGAGGTTTACGAAATCAGGGTCGACCTCGGACCTTGCGCCGCGACAATCGCTCAAGGCCATCAACTTCGTGTCGATGTTTGTGGCTCGCTGTTTCCGCTGTTCGATCGGAATCCGAACACAGCCGAGGGGATCTTCAGCGACAAGACAGCCATGGCCACGGAGCAATTGCATCATCGCCCCGCCGCACTATCGCGAATTATCCTTCCCATTTCTTCGACCAAGTAA
- a CDS encoding DUF1552 domain-containing protein produces MTDQRLHRRRFLRSAGVMLALPLLDSLSPKSLRAAESASPRRMLLISNNLGVLPKPFFPQTNGRDYEVSPYLVPLAEFRNDFTIFSGLSHPGVVGGHSTENCFLTAARGPTKSGFRNQISLDQFAAEKLGPVTRFPTLNLGVNIDKANRSLAWTRDGVLLPAEDKASALFQKMFVQGDAAAVQTQLKKLEERGSILDTLLDDTKQVRERLGRDDQSRLDQYLTSVREIEQRLYTAREWELRPKPTTTQLPPADIQDQKLFFEKFDLMLTMARLALESDSTRIVTLMVDAFATPSFKLGDKEHSTTGYHDLSHHGQAADKVRQLEEADRRQMTLLKKLLQSLADKRDGDARLLDRTMVLFGSNMGDSNTHDNTNLPILLAGGGFRNGQHLAFKRDNNTPLCNLFVTMLQRLGVETDAFGSSTGTLNEINT; encoded by the coding sequence GTGACTGACCAGCGCCTCCATCGTCGCCGCTTTCTGCGCAGTGCGGGTGTGATGCTCGCCCTGCCGTTACTCGATTCATTGTCGCCGAAATCACTTCGAGCTGCGGAGTCGGCAAGTCCCCGACGCATGTTGCTCATCTCGAACAATCTCGGCGTGCTGCCGAAACCATTCTTTCCGCAAACAAATGGGCGCGACTACGAGGTTTCTCCATACCTCGTGCCACTGGCTGAGTTCCGCAACGACTTCACGATTTTCAGCGGCCTCTCGCATCCCGGTGTCGTTGGCGGGCACAGCACCGAGAACTGTTTCCTCACAGCGGCGCGTGGACCGACCAAGAGCGGCTTTCGCAATCAGATTTCGCTCGATCAGTTCGCCGCCGAAAAGCTCGGTCCGGTCACGCGTTTTCCCACACTTAATCTTGGTGTGAACATCGACAAGGCGAATCGCAGCCTGGCCTGGACACGCGACGGAGTGCTACTGCCAGCGGAAGACAAAGCCTCCGCTCTGTTCCAGAAGATGTTTGTGCAAGGGGATGCCGCCGCGGTTCAGACGCAACTCAAGAAGCTGGAAGAGCGCGGCAGCATCCTCGACACGTTGCTCGATGACACGAAGCAGGTCCGCGAAAGACTTGGCCGCGACGATCAATCACGGCTCGATCAGTACCTGACCTCCGTCCGCGAGATCGAACAGCGACTTTACACGGCACGCGAGTGGGAACTGCGGCCCAAGCCGACTACGACGCAATTGCCCCCAGCGGACATTCAGGATCAGAAGCTGTTCTTCGAGAAGTTCGACCTGATGCTTACAATGGCCCGGCTCGCGCTGGAGTCGGATTCCACTCGCATTGTGACGCTGATGGTCGATGCCTTCGCGACGCCATCCTTCAAACTGGGCGATAAAGAGCATTCGACGACCGGTTACCACGATCTGAGCCATCACGGACAGGCCGCAGACAAGGTGAGGCAGCTTGAAGAGGCTGACCGCCGACAGATGACGCTGTTGAAGAAGCTACTGCAAAGCCTCGCCGACAAGCGAGACGGTGACGCACGACTGCTCGACCGCACGATGGTTCTGTTCGGCAGCAACATGGGCGACTCCAACACGCACGACAACACAAACCTGCCGATCCTGCTCGCGGGCGGCGGCTTCCGGAACGGTCAGCATCTGGCCTTCAAGCGCGACAACAACACGCCCCTGTGCAACCTGTTTGTGACCATGCTGCAACGTCTGGGGGTCGAAACCGATGCCTTTGGTTCGAGCACCGGCACCCTAAACGAAATCAACACATGA
- a CDS encoding sigma-70 family RNA polymerase sigma factor, giving the protein MTQITRVQRQLHAFILSMVWNATEADDVLQQTNLVLWEKSAEFDASRPFLPWAMQFAQWQALAWLKQRQRQRLVFDDDLAKLLADEAVADERAFEARRNALASCLQKLGPEQRELIARRYEPEASVNALAAAGGVTAKALSDRLRRIRHALLECIQRTIAEEAFS; this is encoded by the coding sequence GTGACACAGATCACCCGCGTCCAGCGGCAGTTGCACGCGTTCATCCTGTCGATGGTCTGGAATGCGACGGAAGCGGATGACGTTTTACAGCAGACCAACTTGGTGCTGTGGGAGAAATCGGCAGAGTTTGATGCAAGTCGCCCGTTTCTTCCGTGGGCGATGCAGTTCGCTCAATGGCAGGCGCTGGCGTGGCTCAAGCAGCGCCAACGACAGCGGCTCGTGTTTGATGACGATCTTGCCAAGTTGCTTGCGGACGAGGCGGTGGCCGATGAACGGGCGTTTGAGGCTCGGCGGAACGCGCTGGCGTCATGTCTGCAGAAGCTAGGACCCGAGCAACGCGAACTGATCGCTCGGCGCTACGAACCGGAGGCATCGGTAAATGCTCTAGCCGCGGCCGGCGGAGTGACTGCCAAGGCGCTTTCGGACCGACTCAGGCGCATCCGCCACGCGTTGTTGGAGTGCATTCAGAGGACAATCGCCGAGGAGGCATTCTCATGA
- a CDS encoding LamG-like jellyroll fold domain-containing protein: MNSIDADLESLFNRLVDGIASEADEQQLSELLRSGPQARRAYREFMSLHSALHWDFVAALSPEVAGDNSPKSPPSVSLPASRFGWMLAFAAGTIVASVVAFFWPSTNVDRAPNEIVATHQPRETTNAAPATDSIAALMVDQAGAEFAAGRAPDGVRIGPGEYELLKGIVHLRFAQGADVVIASPARLDVRDAQHTRLVYGNVRVTAPPTARGFTIATDAADYVDLGTEFGLRVDPRSGASDLYVFDGQVNVADPRTGKVLSEVVEGESSRYVDGTVGAVPEINKDAFPTPGAIGFQRWQQYEREMRGNDRLLAFYPFLRTADENVLVNALHDDGKADGQIEGARWTTGRWPGKEALLFDRDTDFVQLDIPGEHQELTIAAWLKLDRLDFVFNAILNSDGYDLGHVHLQLTRQGHPRGGVAVAGQYEDRIAGNPVPLGLWTHVASVLSMRTHSHRVYVNGVLALERHWQSEQVLRPGSCRLGNWLSVANVGPEHRALRGRVDELAIWSRVLSVDEIKNLVEVGRPGMLGSAE; encoded by the coding sequence ATGAATTCGATCGACGCGGACCTCGAATCCCTGTTCAATCGCCTCGTGGATGGCATCGCTTCGGAAGCGGACGAGCAACAACTGAGCGAGCTGTTACGTTCCGGTCCCCAAGCGCGGCGGGCGTATCGGGAATTTATGAGTTTACATTCGGCGCTGCATTGGGATTTCGTGGCCGCGTTATCGCCGGAAGTGGCAGGCGACAATTCGCCGAAGTCGCCGCCTTCCGTTTCGCTTCCAGCGTCACGGTTTGGCTGGATGCTGGCCTTCGCGGCGGGAACGATTGTCGCCAGCGTGGTTGCTTTTTTCTGGCCGAGTACGAATGTTGATCGTGCTCCGAATGAAATCGTTGCGACACACCAACCGCGAGAAACTACGAATGCCGCCCCCGCGACCGACTCCATTGCAGCACTCATGGTAGATCAAGCGGGAGCGGAATTCGCCGCGGGGCGAGCGCCCGATGGGGTTCGCATTGGTCCGGGCGAGTACGAGTTGCTCAAGGGAATTGTACATTTGCGATTTGCGCAGGGAGCCGACGTTGTCATCGCCAGTCCGGCGCGGCTGGATGTCCGCGACGCGCAACATACTCGGCTCGTATACGGCAACGTGCGCGTCACTGCGCCGCCAACCGCGCGGGGATTCACGATTGCCACCGACGCGGCGGACTACGTGGATCTGGGAACGGAGTTTGGTCTGCGCGTCGATCCGCGTAGCGGCGCGAGCGATCTGTACGTGTTCGACGGGCAGGTGAACGTCGCGGATCCTCGGACGGGAAAGGTGTTATCTGAAGTCGTGGAGGGTGAGTCGTCGCGCTATGTGGACGGCACCGTCGGGGCGGTACCAGAAATTAACAAGGATGCGTTCCCAACTCCCGGAGCGATTGGATTTCAGCGTTGGCAGCAATACGAACGCGAGATGCGCGGGAATGATCGGCTGTTGGCGTTTTATCCGTTTCTCCGCACGGCCGATGAGAACGTGCTGGTCAATGCGCTCCACGACGATGGAAAGGCCGACGGTCAGATCGAGGGAGCTCGCTGGACGACCGGACGTTGGCCCGGCAAAGAGGCGCTACTTTTTGATCGGGACACGGACTTCGTGCAGCTCGACATTCCCGGCGAACATCAGGAGTTGACGATCGCCGCGTGGCTGAAGCTGGATCGGTTGGACTTCGTGTTCAACGCGATTCTGAACTCCGATGGATACGACCTGGGCCACGTCCACTTACAGTTGACGAGGCAGGGGCATCCGCGCGGTGGTGTGGCGGTCGCGGGTCAGTACGAGGACCGGATCGCGGGGAATCCGGTTCCTCTGGGGCTCTGGACTCATGTCGCCTCCGTTCTGTCGATGCGAACTCATTCGCATCGTGTATACGTGAATGGCGTCCTGGCTCTCGAGCGTCACTGGCAGAGCGAACAAGTCCTACGTCCCGGATCGTGCCGGCTCGGGAATTGGTTGTCGGTCGCGAATGTGGGTCCCGAGCATCGCGCGTTGCGTGGTCGGGTGGACGAGCTTGCGATCTGGAGCCGCGTCTTGTCGGTAGATGAGATCAAGAACCTCGTGGAAGTGGGACGCCCGGGAATGCTGGGGAGTGCCGAGTAA
- a CDS encoding C-terminal binding protein: MSKLPRVVVTDLIPEPLECERRVLNGHADVIALDIKHQAELDGQLDNADAVMIYHYLRLGREQIERLRQCKVIVRPGVGYDNIDIVAARERGIPVCNVPDYGTEEVADSALGMALTLARGTHFLNSRLRRGVGAWNVDQATPIQRLRGRVFGLVGCGRIGAAAALRAKAFGFDVVIYDPPLRDGVEKTLGVRRVDSLEALLRQSHILSLHCPLTPQTRNMIGAAELALLPAGAIIVNTARGGVVDTDAVVASLANGHLTGAGIDVLEQEPPPEDSPVLRAWRDPAHPAHDRLLLNPHTAFYCEQGCDEFRTKGALEVLRALQGRPLRNQVS; this comes from the coding sequence GTGAGCAAGCTGCCCCGAGTCGTCGTGACCGATTTGATCCCCGAACCTCTGGAGTGCGAGCGTCGCGTGCTGAATGGCCACGCGGACGTGATCGCTCTGGACATCAAACATCAAGCGGAGCTCGACGGTCAACTTGACAATGCCGACGCGGTGATGATTTATCACTATCTGCGTTTGGGCCGCGAGCAGATCGAGCGGCTCCGCCAGTGCAAGGTGATCGTGCGGCCTGGAGTCGGCTACGACAACATCGATATCGTCGCCGCTCGGGAACGCGGCATTCCCGTTTGCAACGTGCCCGATTACGGCACCGAGGAAGTCGCCGATTCAGCTTTGGGAATGGCGCTCACCTTGGCGCGCGGCACGCATTTTCTCAATAGTCGACTGCGGCGCGGCGTCGGTGCGTGGAACGTGGATCAGGCCACACCGATTCAGCGGCTGCGGGGCCGAGTGTTCGGCCTCGTCGGTTGCGGACGAATTGGAGCGGCTGCGGCATTGCGGGCTAAAGCGTTCGGGTTTGACGTGGTGATCTACGATCCGCCGCTGCGTGACGGTGTGGAAAAGACGCTCGGCGTGCGCCGCGTCGATTCACTCGAAGCACTCCTGCGTCAGAGTCACATTCTCAGCCTGCATTGTCCGCTCACGCCCCAAACGCGTAACATGATCGGCGCCGCGGAACTCGCCCTGTTGCCCGCCGGTGCGATCATCGTCAACACGGCGCGCGGAGGCGTTGTCGACACGGACGCCGTGGTCGCGTCATTAGCTAATGGGCATCTGACCGGAGCCGGAATCGACGTGCTCGAACAAGAACCGCCGCCGGAAGATTCGCCTGTGCTCCGCGCCTGGCGCGATCCGGCCCACCCGGCCCACGACCGCCTGCTGCTCAATCCGCACACCGCGTTCTATTGCGAGCAAGGTTGCGACGAATTCCGCACCAAAGGTGCGCTGGAGGTGTTGCGCGCGTTGCAAGGCCGGCCGCTGCGGAACCAGGTGAGCTAA
- a CDS encoding DUF1592 domain-containing protein, whose product MNRLVLGGVFFIPLFACASEPPPSASLLLKHSCFGCHDKETTEGGLDLTVLSFELSNRAVRDRWVRIHDRIGKGEMPPNADDLPKDSRAVLVKSLKVAIHDADLADIKAHGRGPMRRLNRDEYEQNLRDVLKLPQLDIRDMLPEDREGHRFNKTSETLDMSRVQLAAYLDAADAALRQAMANGPKPPPVTKFRAVATGLFPERSTFGEREAMFFTKDYKAVDGKQLDELKDDPAVELALFRSAHWPYYGYPRGFIVKLPGEYRVRFSARAVLQVKGYELKPASQPVPMTFRARKPSGPDVSGDVRATGGIIDIQPTVATYETTIRLRERETFEYSLLGLPVPLARNVDGGPPTYRYPPFPAEGQPGVAFQWLEVEGPISSDEWPPASHRVLLDEQSGIGLPLVNKPGAEVPTADSLNADRVAASRLLRRFVNFAAREPVPEDAIQKFERLIQARLESREPFTDAVLAGYKAFLCSSHFLYLREPERSDDHYAIASRLSHFLINSRPDTELLELARTQRLRNAEILCGEADRLIASAGFERFIRSFTDYWLSLRHIRRDEPDIRLYPEYRFDDYLVESMEMETRAFVTAMIRENLPSRVLVDADFAFVNDRLARHYGLPDATNITGSAMRKIALPPDSPFGGLLTQAAILKVTANGTSTSPVVRGAWIMERLIGEPPPPPPPSVPAVEPDIRGAKTIRDLLALHTKSESCAGCHARFDPVGLALENFDIFGGWRTRYRGVEQGERITGIDRAGHDFVYTLAEPVDAAGQLRDGRRFQNIRELKAILASNPRHLARNLLHQFTLYATGTPVRFADRVEIDAMLDGCAADGYRVRDLLHAFVQSRIFLGSERPRD is encoded by the coding sequence GTGAATCGACTGGTCCTTGGCGGCGTGTTCTTCATTCCGCTTTTTGCCTGCGCTAGTGAGCCCCCTCCATCAGCTTCGTTGTTGCTCAAGCATTCGTGCTTTGGATGTCACGATAAAGAGACAACCGAAGGCGGGCTGGATCTCACGGTGTTGTCGTTTGAGCTGAGTAATCGAGCGGTGCGCGATCGTTGGGTGCGCATTCACGATCGCATTGGGAAAGGCGAGATGCCTCCCAACGCTGATGACCTGCCAAAGGACTCGCGGGCGGTGTTGGTGAAGTCGCTCAAGGTAGCGATTCATGATGCAGACCTAGCCGACATCAAGGCGCACGGTCGCGGGCCAATGCGGCGGCTGAATCGGGATGAGTACGAGCAGAACCTGCGCGATGTTCTCAAGCTGCCGCAGTTGGATATTCGGGACATGCTTCCCGAAGACCGCGAAGGGCATCGTTTCAACAAGACTTCGGAAACGCTCGACATGTCGCGCGTGCAGTTGGCCGCCTATCTCGATGCCGCCGATGCCGCGTTGCGACAAGCGATGGCCAACGGTCCCAAGCCGCCGCCGGTAACGAAGTTTCGCGCGGTCGCGACGGGCCTCTTTCCAGAACGATCCACCTTCGGCGAACGCGAGGCGATGTTCTTCACCAAGGACTACAAGGCCGTCGACGGCAAGCAACTGGATGAGTTGAAGGACGATCCGGCGGTGGAACTCGCGCTGTTTCGGTCGGCGCACTGGCCGTACTACGGCTACCCGCGCGGCTTTATCGTCAAGCTACCGGGCGAGTACCGCGTTCGCTTTTCGGCTCGTGCGGTGTTGCAGGTGAAGGGTTACGAACTCAAGCCCGCATCGCAGCCCGTGCCGATGACCTTTCGAGCCCGCAAGCCATCCGGTCCTGATGTCTCCGGCGACGTCCGCGCGACAGGTGGCATCATCGATATTCAGCCAACGGTCGCGACCTACGAGACCACGATCCGGCTGCGCGAACGCGAGACCTTCGAATACAGCCTGCTGGGGCTGCCCGTGCCTCTAGCCCGCAACGTCGACGGCGGCCCGCCGACCTATCGCTATCCGCCGTTCCCCGCAGAAGGTCAGCCGGGTGTCGCGTTTCAGTGGCTGGAAGTGGAAGGCCCGATCTCCTCCGACGAATGGCCGCCCGCGTCTCATCGCGTGCTGCTTGATGAACAGAGCGGGATAGGCTTGCCTCTTGTCAACAAACCAGGGGCAGAAGTGCCAACGGCAGACAGTCTGAACGCGGATCGTGTCGCAGCCAGTCGCCTGCTCCGACGCTTTGTGAACTTTGCGGCGCGCGAACCCGTGCCGGAAGACGCGATTCAGAAATTCGAGAGGCTGATCCAAGCACGACTCGAGTCGCGGGAGCCTTTCACCGACGCCGTGCTGGCGGGCTACAAGGCCTTCTTGTGCTCGAGCCACTTTTTATACCTGCGCGAACCCGAGCGGTCCGACGATCACTACGCCATCGCTTCGCGGTTGTCGCACTTCCTCATCAACTCGCGCCCCGATACCGAGTTGCTGGAGCTGGCTCGAACGCAGCGACTTCGCAACGCGGAAATCCTTTGCGGCGAGGCCGACCGCTTGATCGCCAGCGCCGGCTTCGAGCGGTTCATCCGCAGTTTCACCGACTACTGGCTGAGTCTCCGGCATATCCGACGCGATGAGCCCGACATCCGGCTCTATCCCGAGTACCGCTTCGACGATTATCTCGTCGAGTCGATGGAAATGGAGACGCGAGCCTTTGTCACGGCCATGATCCGCGAGAATCTGCCTTCGCGAGTGCTCGTCGATGCCGACTTCGCGTTCGTCAACGATCGACTCGCCCGGCACTACGGACTGCCGGACGCAACGAACATCACCGGCTCAGCGATGCGCAAGATCGCGCTCCCCCCGGACAGTCCGTTCGGCGGCCTGTTGACTCAGGCGGCCATCCTGAAAGTCACGGCGAACGGGACATCCACTTCACCCGTCGTTCGCGGCGCCTGGATCATGGAACGCCTGATCGGCGAGCCGCCGCCACCGCCGCCGCCCAGTGTGCCAGCCGTCGAACCCGACATCCGCGGCGCGAAGACGATTCGCGATCTACTGGCTCTGCATACGAAATCCGAGAGCTGCGCGGGATGTCACGCCAGGTTCGATCCGGTCGGTCTTGCCTTGGAGAATTTCGACATCTTCGGAGGTTGGCGGACGCGGTATCGGGGTGTCGAGCAGGGTGAACGCATTACGGGCATCGACCGCGCGGGACACGACTTCGTCTACACGCTCGCCGAACCCGTTGATGCGGCAGGGCAACTGCGGGATGGCCGCCGTTTTCAGAACATCCGCGAACTGAAAGCCATCCTCGCCTCCAACCCGCGACACCTTGCTCGCAATCTGTTGCATCAGTTCACGCTGTACGCAACCGGCACCCCCGTGCGATTCGCCGACCGCGTCGAAATCGATGCGATGCTCGATGGTTGTGCCGCCGACGGCTACCGCGTGCGCGATCTGTTGCATGCATTTGTGCAGAGCAGGATTTTCCTCGGATCGGAGCGGCCTCGTGACTGA
- a CDS encoding SDR family NAD(P)-dependent oxidoreductase codes for MGSAIMIGLKQFDLSGRVAGGSKGLGLSMATGLASAGAEIVIVSRHEAEAKAVAEQLATQFGHRAIGVQADVAVEADTKALADRVTQEFGRIDILINNAGINIRGSIDSLTLDQFRQVQQVNVEGVWLTCKAVIPHMKSNKSGRIINLASALGAVGMPDRTPYCTSKGAVVQMTRALAAELAPFNITVNAILPGPFLTEMNVPVKDDPQFKQFILGSTSLGRWGELHEIQGAALYLASNASSYTTGCMLAVDGGWTAR; via the coding sequence ATGGGGTCTGCGATTATGATAGGTTTGAAGCAATTTGACTTGTCGGGGCGCGTTGCGGGCGGCTCGAAGGGATTGGGATTGTCGATGGCCACCGGCTTAGCGTCGGCCGGCGCCGAGATCGTGATCGTCAGCCGTCACGAGGCTGAAGCAAAAGCGGTTGCCGAGCAACTGGCGACACAGTTCGGTCATCGTGCGATCGGCGTACAGGCAGACGTTGCGGTCGAAGCAGATACCAAAGCTTTGGCTGACCGAGTGACGCAAGAGTTCGGCCGCATCGACATTCTGATTAACAATGCGGGCATCAACATCCGCGGTTCGATCGACTCCTTAACGCTCGATCAGTTCCGCCAAGTTCAGCAGGTAAACGTCGAAGGCGTGTGGCTTACGTGCAAGGCGGTCATTCCTCACATGAAGTCGAACAAATCGGGACGAATTATCAATCTTGCCAGTGCCCTTGGAGCGGTGGGCATGCCCGATCGCACACCGTACTGCACGAGCAAAGGGGCGGTCGTACAGATGACTCGAGCACTGGCTGCCGAGTTGGCACCGTTCAACATTACGGTGAATGCGATTCTGCCCGGGCCGTTTCTCACTGAGATGAACGTGCCGGTGAAAGACGATCCACAATTCAAGCAATTTATCCTTGGTTCGACATCTCTCGGACGTTGGGGCGAGTTGCACGAGATTCAAGGTGCGGCGCTGTACCTGGCCTCAAACGCTTCGAGCTACACCACGGGATGTATGCTGGCCGTCGACGGGGGATGGACGGCGCGATGA
- a CDS encoding DUF1501 domain-containing protein has product MNLTPCNGPFSRRSFLQMGALGVGGLGLSDVMRARAAAGQVTAAPDTSVIFIWLAGGPSHLETYDMKPDAPEEYRGQFSPISTNVPGMDVCELLPLHAKCADKYTLIRSICHTFNDHGGGSKRVMTGRIPATPTETVNDAPSVTSIVAKMREKIEIGLPNCIAGADGGRDRVDTYAMGSAYLGPKYVPFIFGGDPSSAKFEVKNLSINAEVAERLDDRMQLLQGFDRLRRDVDSNKVFSSMDSFNQQAISLMTSPKAREAFDLSREPQALRDRYGKHAWGQRALLARRLVEAGCSFVTMVFENPNINGCFYNWDTHAVNHDHFKDAVKRSPVYDQAVTALIEDLHERSLTKKVLLVVTGEFGRSPRISKSSDGPKGMRYGREHWPQAMSVLVCGGGMRHGQVVGATNDKGEHPVDRPLTPNDLWATVYRHLGINQHDAILDYTGRPQHILPFGEPIRELL; this is encoded by the coding sequence ATGAACTTGACACCTTGTAACGGACCATTCTCACGGCGGTCGTTTTTGCAAATGGGCGCCCTGGGGGTCGGCGGACTGGGCCTCAGCGACGTGATGCGGGCACGGGCAGCGGCGGGACAAGTGACGGCGGCTCCGGATACGTCGGTGATCTTCATCTGGCTGGCCGGTGGGCCTTCGCACCTGGAGACCTACGACATGAAGCCGGACGCCCCGGAAGAATACCGGGGGCAGTTCTCGCCGATTTCAACCAACGTGCCGGGAATGGACGTGTGCGAATTGCTACCGCTGCATGCCAAGTGCGCAGACAAGTACACGCTGATTCGCAGTATCTGCCACACGTTCAACGATCACGGCGGCGGGAGTAAGCGTGTGATGACCGGACGCATTCCCGCCACGCCCACGGAAACAGTGAACGACGCGCCGTCCGTCACGTCCATCGTCGCGAAGATGCGGGAGAAGATCGAAATCGGCTTGCCCAACTGCATTGCTGGCGCGGATGGCGGGCGAGACAGAGTGGATACCTACGCGATGGGCTCGGCGTATCTGGGACCCAAGTACGTACCGTTCATTTTTGGTGGCGACCCCAGCAGTGCGAAGTTCGAGGTCAAGAACCTGTCCATCAACGCCGAAGTCGCGGAACGGCTCGATGATCGCATGCAATTGCTCCAAGGGTTTGACCGCCTGCGTCGCGATGTCGATTCCAACAAAGTGTTCTCCTCGATGGACAGCTTTAACCAACAGGCGATCAGCCTCATGACCAGCCCGAAGGCTCGCGAGGCGTTCGACCTGTCGCGAGAACCGCAGGCGCTGCGCGATCGGTACGGCAAGCACGCGTGGGGCCAGCGGGCGTTGCTCGCGCGGCGGCTGGTCGAGGCCGGGTGCAGCTTCGTGACGATGGTCTTCGAGAACCCGAACATCAACGGTTGCTTCTACAACTGGGATACGCACGCCGTGAACCACGACCACTTCAAGGACGCGGTCAAACGCAGCCCGGTGTACGACCAGGCTGTGACGGCGCTGATCGAGGACCTGCACGAGCGGTCGCTGACAAAGAAGGTGTTGCTTGTCGTCACCGGCGAGTTCGGCCGTTCGCCACGGATCAGCAAGTCGAGCGATGGGCCGAAGGGGATGCGGTACGGCCGCGAACACTGGCCCCAAGCGATGTCGGTGCTCGTCTGCGGTGGCGGCATGCGGCACGGCCAAGTGGTCGGCGCGACGAACGACAAAGGCGAACATCCCGTCGACCGCCCGCTGACGCCGAACGATCTCTGGGCAACCGTGTACCGCCACCTCGGCATCAACCAGCACGACGCCATTCTCGACTACACCGGCCGCCCGCAGCACATCTTGCCGTTTGGAGAGCCTATTCGTGAATTGCTGTGA